In Roseovarius sp. M141, one DNA window encodes the following:
- a CDS encoding ATP-binding protein, with protein sequence MAAARQAVSAAVATGAVLRALPELIRLAPMSRDIVMAIIAATHSATGKIDPALRSALPEDRVLARLSGASLALALRAATPREVARRFSDITRQTSRGGPTLDDDIEGYGEAEAAARRMVADLQGWSDGLIAWSDVQRSVLLYGPPGTGKSSGARHGGQCGRRAGARQLRDMASAGQSEPHAARDAREL encoded by the coding sequence TTGGCCGCAGCGCGCCAAGCGGTAAGCGCGGCTGTCGCGACGGGCGCTGTCCTGCGCGCTCTGCCCGAACTGATCCGGCTTGCGCCGATGTCGCGTGATATCGTGATGGCGATCATCGCCGCCACCCACAGCGCCACCGGCAAGATCGATCCGGCGCTGCGCAGCGCCCTTCCCGAGGATCGCGTCCTTGCCCGCCTGTCCGGCGCATCTCTCGCCCTGGCCCTGCGCGCGGCGACCCCGCGCGAGGTCGCCAGGCGGTTCTCGGATATCACCCGGCAGACATCACGCGGCGGCCCCACCCTCGATGATGATATCGAGGGCTATGGCGAAGCCGAAGCAGCCGCCCGCCGGATGGTCGCGGATCTGCAGGGCTGGTCCGACGGGCTCATCGCCTGGTCCGACGTGCAGCGCTCGGTGCTGCTTTACGGCCCGCCCGGCACCGGCAAGTCATCTGGCGCGCGCCATGGCGGGCAGTGCGGGCGTCGCGCTGGTGCGCGGCAGCTTCGCGACATGGCAAGCGCAGGGCAATCTGAGCCACATGCTGCGCGGGATGCGCGCGAGCTTTGA
- a CDS encoding IS5 family transposase: protein MKPRKPPPEQDDLLRARLVEMIDIRHELVKLAALIDWDIFEREWAGFFPSHTGRPATPPRLVAGLCYLQHAFALSDEAVVARWAENPYWQHFCGETFFQHRLPIDPSSLTRWRKRIGEEGVEWLLTQTIEAGKRAGAVKSDDLKRVTVDTTVMEKNIAHPTDARLYETARRKLVGLAREAGIGLRQNYNRLAPRLAGQVGRYAHARQFKRMRKALRRLKGYTGRVLRDIGRQLGKVPEGALKLRLVEMIVLVSKLLAQKPKDKKKLYSLHEPEVDCISKGKAHKRYEFGTKVSVATTNRGGFVVGMRALPGNPYDGQTLSEALEQVEILTDQRPEMAFVDRGYRGHGVENVKVFLSGAKRGVTRTIARLLRRRSAIEPMIGHMKNDGRLTRSPLKGTAGDALFAVLCGCGHNIRMILRHLRVLLSQLIWLICQACMIVHAEMARDRRGQGGKLAT, encoded by the coding sequence ATGAAGCCGCGAAAACCGCCCCCGGAACAAGACGATCTTCTGCGCGCCCGATTGGTCGAGATGATCGACATACGCCATGAGCTGGTGAAGCTGGCCGCCCTGATTGACTGGGACATCTTCGAACGGGAATGGGCCGGGTTCTTTCCGTCCCATACCGGCCGCCCGGCGACGCCGCCGCGGCTGGTTGCGGGGTTGTGCTACCTCCAGCATGCCTTCGCGCTCTCGGACGAGGCGGTCGTGGCCCGGTGGGCCGAAAACCCGTATTGGCAGCATTTCTGCGGCGAGACGTTCTTTCAGCACCGCCTGCCAATCGACCCGTCGTCGCTGACGCGTTGGCGCAAACGGATCGGCGAGGAAGGTGTCGAGTGGCTGCTGACCCAGACGATCGAGGCCGGGAAACGCGCCGGGGCGGTGAAGAGCGATGACCTCAAGAGGGTTACGGTGGATACCACGGTGATGGAAAAGAACATCGCACACCCGACGGATGCGCGGCTGTATGAAACCGCCCGGCGCAAGCTGGTCGGGCTGGCCCGTGAGGCCGGGATCGGCCTGCGCCAGAACTACAACCGCCTTGCACCCCGCCTGGCCGGTCAGGTCGGACGCTATGCCCATGCCCGCCAGTTCAAGCGGATGCGCAAGGCGCTGCGGCGGCTCAAGGGCTACACCGGCCGCGTGCTGCGGGACATCGGGCGGCAATTGGGCAAGGTCCCGGAGGGCGCGTTGAAGCTCCGCCTGGTGGAGATGATCGTGCTGGTGAGTAAGCTGCTGGCACAGAAACCGAAGGACAAGAAAAAGCTCTACAGCCTGCACGAACCTGAGGTGGACTGCATATCGAAGGGCAAGGCGCACAAACGCTACGAGTTCGGCACCAAAGTCAGCGTGGCCACGACCAACCGAGGTGGTTTCGTGGTCGGGATGCGGGCGCTGCCGGGGAATCCCTACGATGGCCAAACGCTGAGCGAGGCCTTGGAGCAGGTCGAAATCCTGACCGACCAGCGGCCCGAGATGGCCTTTGTCGATCGCGGATACCGTGGCCACGGCGTCGAGAATGTGAAGGTCTTCCTCAGCGGTGCCAAGCGTGGCGTAACCCGAACCATCGCCAGGCTCCTGCGACGGCGAAGCGCAATCGAACCGATGATCGGCCACATGAAGAACGACGGACGCCTGACGCGAAGCCCCTTGAAGGGAACCGCCGGAGATGCCCTCTTCGCCGTCCTTTGCGGCTGTGGTCACAACATTCGCATGATCCTCAGGCACCTTAGGGTCCTTTTGTCTCAACTGATTTGGCTGATCTGCCAAGCATGCATGATCGTTCACGCGGAAATGGCACGTGATCGAAGAGGTCAGGGCGGCAAACTGGCAACCTGA
- a CDS encoding glycosyltransferase, with protein MDGIRYAPGVSAEIFALYADELDGARTRAQSLPVFNIPSDYTSNPDSRLRRPFRRVRPDRKVPSPYPKSLALPGLVGMRNDWAFLRDVATAYADLPQPAPSVHVIAAVGGDTDIAALGAALAGQDFDGPVRLSVFDPAPDSTLSLPPALSPEVIAGDILGPEANAYLRLMIDRDTGPDDLVLFLSGEVTLDRSFLKRAAFLARTSRNVVQPLVPLVPAGAMQTLYSWNDRHKLSGARYPFRDVEGMNFVMSMALLRRIGLPDMRFSNTHLAAREMAWRMFNLGAYFAPLSVPALVGRSDAEPTHRDKSLYVALCPNHWDRKKDAQFERPRASIYIPAYNAGKYIRRAVDSVLEQDVRDLEVCIADDGSTDDTLALLQRHYGSNPQVRVQTALNGGIGHASNRAIRMAQAPYIGQLDSDDCLKPGAVRALMTYLDDHPEVACAYGSCERIDAEGNYVKNEYSWPVFSREKMMVTSIAHHFRMFRRSCWERTTYFREDIVNAVDYDIFLKLAETGPFHHIDRVFYQRRWHGENTSSVNEGFQTTNTHIVQNETLSRLGLDRFWKVHVPDPKEPRRVTYTRTDDCKTVLFWPDYSRANPYQHMLYSKARSAIEFCAGNIDAALEQIDTFKTPGDLTFHLHWINFVLVDATGPEDARAKVEAFLTKIEKFVSKGGRLVWTIHNSLSHDTSFGDLEVEMSTRIAAAAHVLHFHSEASVDEVARTFEVPRDKVQISRHGHYLGAYPDFIDRDCARAQLDLDPQDHVIVFSGQVRRYKGVAQLITVFREILKDRPQAVLLIVGESKVDIFEGMTPALTEWERSRIRMTNRFVDDMEMQVFMRAADMAVYPYRNILTSGSMLLALSFALPVAIPAVGMTRDVLEGQNAGVCYDAQGGPAALKQALDDLLSAKDSGTLPSMAANARRVAQEQDWPDFSVVFS; from the coding sequence TTGGACGGTATACGCTACGCGCCGGGGGTCTCCGCAGAGATTTTCGCGCTTTATGCCGATGAACTGGATGGCGCACGCACCCGGGCGCAATCGCTGCCGGTATTCAACATCCCGTCCGACTATACCAGCAACCCGGACAGCCGGTTGCGCCGCCCGTTCCGCCGGGTCCGGCCGGACCGCAAGGTGCCCTCGCCCTATCCCAAAAGCCTGGCGCTGCCCGGTCTGGTCGGCATGCGCAATGACTGGGCGTTCTTGCGGGACGTCGCGACGGCATATGCGGATCTGCCGCAGCCCGCGCCCAGCGTACACGTCATTGCAGCCGTCGGCGGCGACACCGATATCGCGGCATTGGGTGCGGCATTGGCCGGGCAGGATTTCGACGGCCCCGTTCGGCTGAGCGTCTTCGATCCGGCCCCAGATTCCACACTGTCGCTGCCCCCCGCGCTGTCGCCCGAAGTGATCGCGGGCGACATTCTGGGACCCGAAGCAAACGCATATCTGCGCCTGATGATTGACCGGGACACGGGCCCGGACGATCTTGTTCTGTTTCTGAGCGGTGAGGTGACGCTGGACCGATCGTTTCTGAAACGTGCGGCGTTTCTGGCGCGCACGTCGCGCAACGTGGTCCAGCCGCTTGTCCCTCTGGTTCCGGCCGGGGCGATGCAGACGCTTTACTCATGGAACGACCGGCACAAGCTGTCCGGTGCGCGCTATCCCTTCCGCGACGTCGAGGGGATGAACTTTGTCATGTCGATGGCCCTGCTGCGCCGGATAGGCCTGCCTGACATGCGGTTTTCCAATACCCATCTCGCGGCCCGCGAGATGGCGTGGCGCATGTTCAACCTGGGGGCATATTTTGCCCCCCTGTCGGTCCCTGCGCTGGTCGGGCGCAGCGACGCAGAACCAACCCACAGGGACAAATCGCTCTATGTGGCGCTGTGCCCCAATCATTGGGACCGCAAGAAGGATGCGCAATTCGAGCGCCCGCGCGCCAGCATCTACATCCCCGCCTACAATGCCGGCAAATATATCCGCCGCGCCGTCGACAGCGTGCTGGAGCAGGATGTCCGCGATCTGGAGGTCTGCATCGCCGACGATGGATCGACCGACGACACGCTTGCGCTTTTGCAGCGCCATTATGGCAGCAACCCACAGGTGCGGGTCCAGACCGCGCTTAACGGCGGGATCGGGCATGCGTCCAACCGTGCGATCCGCATGGCGCAGGCACCCTATATCGGGCAGCTCGATTCCGACGACTGCCTGAAACCCGGCGCCGTGCGGGCCTTGATGACCTATCTCGACGACCATCCCGAAGTCGCCTGCGCCTACGGATCGTGCGAACGGATCGACGCCGAGGGCAATTACGTCAAGAACGAATACAGCTGGCCGGTGTTCAGCCGCGAAAAGATGATGGTCACCTCGATCGCGCATCACTTTCGCATGTTCCGCCGGTCCTGCTGGGAACGCACGACCTACTTCCGCGAGGATATCGTGAACGCGGTGGATTACGACATCTTCCTCAAGCTGGCCGAAACCGGCCCGTTCCATCACATCGACCGGGTATTTTATCAGCGGCGCTGGCATGGCGAAAACACCTCCAGCGTCAACGAGGGGTTTCAGACCACCAACACCCATATCGTCCAGAACGAGACGCTGTCGCGCCTGGGGCTGGACCGGTTCTGGAAGGTGCATGTGCCCGACCCGAAGGAACCGCGCCGGGTGACCTATACACGCACCGATGATTGCAAGACGGTCCTGTTCTGGCCCGACTATTCGCGCGCAAACCCCTATCAGCACATGCTCTACAGCAAGGCCCGAAGCGCGATCGAATTCTGCGCCGGCAATATCGACGCGGCTCTGGAACAGATCGACACCTTCAAGACCCCGGGTGATCTGACCTTCCATCTGCATTGGATCAATTTCGTGCTGGTCGACGCCACCGGCCCCGAGGACGCCCGCGCGAAGGTCGAGGCGTTCCTGACCAAGATCGAAAAATTCGTCAGCAAAGGCGGGCGGCTGGTCTGGACCATCCACAACAGCCTGTCGCACGATACCAGCTTTGGCGATCTGGAGGTCGAAATGTCCACGCGCATCGCCGCCGCCGCGCATGTGCTGCATTTCCATTCCGAAGCGTCCGTGGACGAAGTCGCCAGAACCTTCGAGGTGCCGCGCGACAAGGTGCAGATTTCCCGCCACGGGCATTATCTGGGTGCCTACCCCGACTTCATCGACCGCGACTGCGCCCGTGCGCAGCTGGATCTGGACCCGCAGGACCACGTCATCGTGTTCTCCGGTCAGGTCAGGCGCTACAAGGGCGTGGCCCAGCTGATCACCGTTTTCCGCGAGATACTGAAGGATCGGCCGCAGGCGGTTCTGCTGATCGTGGGCGAAAGCAAGGTCGACATCTTCGAGGGCATGACACCGGCCCTGACCGAGTGGGAGCGCAGCCGCATCCGCATGACCAACCGCTTCGTCGACGATATGGAGATGCAGGTTTTCATGCGCGCGGCGGACATGGCCGTCTATCCCTACCGCAATATCCTGACCTCCGGGTCGATGCTGCTGGCGCTCAGCTTTGCGCTGCCGGTCGCGATCCCGGCGGTGGGCATGACACGCGACGTGCTCGAAGGGCAGAACGCGGGTGTCTGCTACGATGCCCAAGGCGGGCCCGCCGCCCTGAAACAGGCACTGGACGATCTACTGAGCGCCAAGGATTCAGGCACACTGCCCTCGATGGCCGCCAATGCACGCCGGGTCGCGCAGGAACAGGACTGGCCGGATTTCTCTGTTGTGTTCTCATGA
- a CDS encoding stealth conserved region 3 domain-containing protein codes for MTKIDAVIMWVDGEDEIFRRQYANYAGMVPKAARRHEVAGRHRNSGELVYCLRGIHAHMPWIDRIHIVTSGQIPDGLNFNDPKLNLVIHSDIFPDLSVLPTFNSFAIDSCLHRIPGLSEKFVRFSDDFLVINPVVPEVLLGADGQGHFYFGHILPNVIDADETKTNHIRTLAFNRYVLGSTGRLAVHATQHAPQLRDVTVCHQIEKSFTNDFAHTRASRFRTDRDISMLFFYPHYVSNEKALPRDGEQRYKDASCTYSSWKDVRQVQVGSDKQNWRERIANAKSDGAYFLNVNDAMGNAPNPKDMVDFQSLMRITLPDCAPWETPDGFSVHYPALVEAER; via the coding sequence ATGACCAAAATAGACGCAGTAATTATGTGGGTGGATGGCGAGGACGAGATATTCCGTCGCCAGTATGCCAACTACGCCGGCATGGTTCCGAAAGCCGCGCGCAGGCATGAGGTGGCAGGACGGCATCGCAACAGCGGCGAACTAGTCTATTGTCTGCGCGGCATCCACGCCCACATGCCTTGGATCGATCGAATCCACATTGTGACTTCCGGACAGATCCCCGACGGGCTGAACTTTAACGATCCCAAGCTTAATCTGGTCATCCACAGCGACATCTTTCCCGATCTGTCGGTGTTGCCCACCTTCAACTCCTTTGCCATCGACAGCTGCCTGCACCGTATCCCGGGCCTAAGCGAGAAGTTCGTCCGCTTCAGTGATGATTTTTTGGTGATTAATCCGGTAGTACCCGAGGTGCTTCTGGGGGCAGACGGGCAGGGACATTTCTATTTTGGACACATCCTTCCCAACGTCATTGATGCCGATGAAACGAAAACAAATCATATAAGGACTCTGGCCTTCAACCGCTATGTATTGGGCAGTACTGGCCGACTCGCCGTACATGCCACCCAGCACGCGCCGCAGTTGCGCGATGTGACAGTCTGCCATCAGATTGAGAAATCTTTCACAAATGATTTCGCACACACGCGGGCCTCACGCTTCCGCACCGACCGCGATATCAGCATGCTGTTTTTCTATCCGCATTACGTTTCGAACGAAAAGGCGCTTCCGCGCGACGGCGAGCAACGGTACAAGGATGCCAGCTGTACCTACTCCAGCTGGAAGGATGTACGTCAGGTACAGGTCGGATCGGACAAGCAGAACTGGCGCGAGCGTATCGCTAATGCCAAGTCAGACGGCGCCTATTTCCTCAACGTGAACGATGCTATGGGCAACGCCCCAAACCCAAAGGATATGGTTGATTTTCAATCTCTTATGAGAATTACTCTGCCCGACTGCGCCCCTTGGGAGACACCCGATGGGTTTAGCGTTCACTATCCCGCATTAGTGGAGGCCGAACGATGA
- a CDS encoding adenylyltransferase/cytidyltransferase family protein, whose product MKTIGYTTGVYDLFHIGHLNLLQRARSSCDHLIVGVTSDALCLSRKNTLPFIPFEERAEIVGALKCVDQVEMQDDMDKIEAWKRYQFHKMFVGDDWKGHPTWTALEERLGPEGVKIVYFPYSRHTSSSQLRAALTADTLARSERV is encoded by the coding sequence ATGAAAACGATTGGATATACGACTGGCGTCTATGACTTGTTCCACATTGGGCATCTCAACCTGTTACAGCGCGCACGTTCGAGCTGCGATCATCTGATCGTGGGCGTGACCTCGGATGCCCTCTGCCTGTCGCGCAAGAACACTCTGCCGTTCATCCCTTTTGAGGAGCGTGCCGAAATAGTGGGCGCACTCAAGTGCGTCGATCAGGTCGAAATGCAGGATGACATGGACAAGATCGAGGCTTGGAAAAGGTATCAGTTCCACAAGATGTTTGTCGGTGATGATTGGAAGGGCCATCCGACATGGACTGCGCTTGAAGAAAGATTGGGACCTGAGGGGGTCAAGATTGTCTATTTTCCCTACTCGCGGCATACGTCGAGTTCGCAGTTGCGTGCAGCTCTGACCGCTGACACGCTGGCGCGATCCGAGAGGGTTTAG
- a CDS encoding asparagine synthase C-terminal domain-containing protein, producing the protein MSHLTHQTASSSQEMTSGVPLRNESLYLMYRRFFPIHRRMVSLVTTPEEMQDHCSDKIASVEGRVGIMLSGGMDSAMLAHFLPKGSIAYTLEYGEDETALSEFDQAARFVPLGVEHKKIRITRASFFDMARELTLLKREPTVPHDPAIGLAARQALADGITHMVTGVGADGSFGGFGHFYKDVSYAAFRSNIIKQFVAPWDVLKNPVPVDWVIGHYTVNDKVDVQTYLGDVGTEGTAVFDTLQACGLVPVNPYSSMRFGAALDIAGRGGKYPLKDMFALIYPDRKPNKKMALPVPYGPWMRDYIPTRPEFRTDRMDRFGGKNRYQIYALELYMDMRAQFGWSQPTGDRLFMQ; encoded by the coding sequence ATGAGCCACTTGACGCACCAAACAGCTTCGAGTTCACAAGAAATGACATCCGGTGTACCATTGCGGAACGAAAGTCTGTATTTGATGTACCGCCGGTTTTTCCCGATCCACCGTCGCATGGTGAGTCTAGTAACGACACCCGAAGAGATGCAGGATCATTGTTCGGACAAGATTGCGAGCGTGGAAGGGCGGGTAGGCATCATGCTGTCCGGAGGCATGGATTCTGCCATGCTGGCCCATTTTCTGCCTAAAGGGTCAATTGCTTATACACTTGAGTATGGTGAGGATGAAACGGCTCTGTCCGAATTCGATCAGGCCGCTCGTTTCGTACCCCTAGGGGTAGAACACAAGAAAATTCGCATCACGCGCGCATCTTTTTTTGACATGGCGCGCGAGTTGACGCTGCTCAAGCGCGAACCCACAGTTCCGCACGATCCGGCCATTGGTCTGGCCGCGCGTCAAGCGCTTGCGGACGGGATCACCCACATGGTAACCGGCGTTGGTGCTGACGGTTCTTTTGGCGGCTTCGGGCATTTTTACAAGGATGTCAGCTATGCGGCATTTCGCAGTAATATCATAAAGCAATTCGTCGCGCCGTGGGACGTGCTCAAAAACCCTGTGCCGGTGGACTGGGTGATTGGCCATTACACAGTGAACGACAAGGTAGATGTGCAGACGTACTTGGGCGATGTGGGGACGGAAGGAACGGCTGTTTTCGACACGCTGCAAGCCTGTGGACTTGTGCCGGTCAACCCGTACTCGAGTATGCGCTTCGGGGCGGCGCTAGACATTGCGGGCCGTGGCGGAAAGTACCCGTTGAAAGACATGTTCGCACTGATTTATCCGGACCGAAAACCAAACAAGAAGATGGCGCTGCCGGTGCCTTACGGCCCTTGGATGCGTGATTACATTCCAACCCGGCCGGAATTTCGGACGGATCGGATGGACCGATTCGGCGGAAAGAACAGATACCAGATATATGCGCTAGAACTCTATATGGATATGCGCGCCCAATTCGGATGGTCGCAACCCACGGGAGACCGCCTTTTTATGCAATAA
- a CDS encoding ABC transporter ATP-binding protein produces the protein MIRFKNVLKTFYLKGSRTTISDNVTLNFPAGKSIALLGRNGAGKSSLLQMIAGTIQPDRGTIEIDGTVSWPVGFMGSFHRDLTGAQNIRFLARVYGVDTEELIDFVEDFAELGGHFRQPVHTYSSGMRSRLGFACSMGIHFDWYLVDEVTAVGDAAFKEKSEAIFLDRMASCSSLFVSHSMAGVRRVCNAAVVLEKGSMRYYRDLDEGIERHERNMRRRPG, from the coding sequence ATGATCCGCTTTAAAAACGTCCTCAAGACATTCTACCTGAAAGGGAGCCGCACGACGATTTCCGATAACGTCACGCTGAATTTTCCCGCCGGAAAATCCATTGCCCTGCTGGGACGCAACGGGGCCGGAAAATCCAGCCTTCTGCAAATGATCGCAGGCACCATCCAGCCCGACCGGGGCACCATAGAGATCGACGGCACCGTGTCCTGGCCGGTGGGGTTCATGGGCAGTTTCCACCGCGATCTGACCGGAGCTCAGAACATCCGTTTTCTGGCGCGGGTCTACGGTGTGGACACCGAAGAGCTGATCGATTTCGTCGAGGATTTCGCGGAATTGGGCGGGCATTTCCGCCAGCCTGTGCATACCTATTCTTCGGGCATGCGCTCGCGGCTGGGGTTCGCCTGCTCCATGGGTATCCATTTCGACTGGTATCTGGTGGACGAGGTGACCGCCGTGGGCGACGCGGCCTTCAAGGAAAAAAGCGAGGCGATCTTTCTGGATCGCATGGCGTCGTGCAGCTCTCTTTTTGTCAGCCACTCCATGGCCGGGGTGCGGCGCGTGTGCAACGCCGCCGTGGTTCTGGAGAAGGGCAGCATGCGCTATTACCGCGATCTGGACGAGGGCATCGAACGTCACGAGCGCAACATGCGCCGCAGGCCCGGCTGA
- a CDS encoding ABC transporter permease, which yields MPFPAAQTPGSPRFRFFRSVAALVLREMTTTYGRSPGGYLWVILEPVIGVALLTVVFSLISRTPPLGTNFPIFYATGMLPFTMYVAIGNLIAGAIKFSKPFLNYPAVSFMDALLARFLLTAVTHMIVMVMVITGIIVMYDLKLIISWPMIFSSIGMVLALGFSIGVANCFMFTKFPIWQSFWNILTRPLFLLSGIIFIPENVPANFRPYLLYNPLVHVTSQMRKGFYPTYDAPYVEPLYVYTIAIIVGILGLLFLLRYHKDLALL from the coding sequence ATGCCGTTTCCCGCCGCCCAGACACCCGGATCGCCCCGCTTCCGGTTTTTCCGTTCTGTGGCGGCTCTTGTCCTGCGGGAAATGACAACCACCTACGGGCGTTCTCCGGGGGGATACCTGTGGGTCATCCTGGAACCCGTCATCGGTGTGGCCCTGTTGACCGTGGTGTTCAGCCTGATTTCGCGCACCCCGCCGCTGGGGACGAATTTCCCGATCTTCTATGCGACGGGGATGCTGCCCTTTACCATGTATGTGGCCATCGGCAACCTGATCGCCGGCGCGATCAAATTCTCCAAACCCTTCCTGAACTATCCCGCCGTGAGTTTCATGGATGCGCTGCTGGCGCGGTTCCTGCTGACGGCGGTGACGCATATGATCGTGATGGTCATGGTGATCACGGGAATCATCGTGATGTATGATCTCAAGCTGATCATCAGCTGGCCGATGATCTTTTCCTCGATTGGCATGGTTCTTGCGCTGGGGTTTTCCATCGGGGTGGCGAATTGCTTCATGTTCACCAAGTTTCCGATCTGGCAAAGCTTCTGGAACATCCTGACCCGGCCGCTTTTCCTGCTGTCGGGGATTATCTTCATCCCGGAAAACGTGCCGGCCAATTTCCGGCCCTATCTGCTGTACAACCCCTTGGTCCATGTCACCTCCCAGATGCGCAAAGGGTTCTATCCCACTTATGACGCCCCCTACGTAGAGCCGCTTTATGTGTATACGATCGCCATCATAGTCGGCATTCTGGGGCTGCTGTTCTTGCTGCGCTATCACAAGGACCTGGCCCTGCTGTGA
- a CDS encoding rhamnan synthesis F family protein, whose product MRYLFPSARERAYLRALRRSGAFDRAFYLKAHPGLHPLFRLMPQRHYVQWGEAKGLSPNARFAPRAYLHHNPDLDPVLTRPLLHYIETGRYQARTTLLDHGVQALPDLPVITPAPPAAKPAPVAVVLHLYYLDMWNEFAAPLHAQEFAFDLFVTLTRTEDSARTAAVQSRISAAFPQARIWILPNHGRDIFPFIHLLNAGLLDPYAAVCKLHSKKSPHRSDGNDWRRGLTAGVLGAPRLTRRRLDTFLRDPGAGFWVADGHRFAGDRHWGVNRPRAETLLARAGHTIPPGPLCFPAGSIYWVKQEVLQAIAGLHLSAENFEPEQALVDGTTAHALERLLGSLATLTGKSVREAQELDAQG is encoded by the coding sequence TTGCGCTATCTTTTCCCCTCCGCGCGCGAGCGGGCATACCTGCGCGCCCTGCGCCGCTCCGGCGCGTTCGACCGTGCGTTCTATCTGAAGGCGCATCCGGGGTTGCATCCGCTGTTTCGCCTGATGCCCCAGCGCCATTACGTGCAATGGGGCGAGGCCAAGGGGCTGAGCCCCAACGCGCGGTTTGCGCCGCGCGCCTATCTGCACCACAATCCCGATCTGGACCCGGTTCTGACGCGCCCATTGCTGCACTACATCGAAACCGGGCGCTATCAGGCCCGCACGACGCTGCTGGATCACGGCGTGCAGGCACTGCCCGATCTGCCGGTCATCACGCCAGCGCCGCCCGCAGCGAAACCGGCACCGGTCGCGGTGGTCCTGCATCTTTATTATCTTGATATGTGGAATGAATTCGCCGCCCCCCTGCACGCGCAGGAGTTTGCGTTCGACCTCTTCGTCACCCTGACCCGCACGGAGGACAGCGCCCGCACCGCCGCAGTCCAGAGCAGGATTTCAGCCGCCTTTCCGCAGGCGCGCATATGGATCTTGCCCAATCACGGGCGGGATATCTTTCCCTTCATCCACCTGCTGAATGCGGGGCTGCTGGACCCCTACGCAGCCGTGTGCAAACTGCACAGCAAGAAGTCGCCACATCGCAGCGATGGCAATGACTGGCGGCGCGGACTGACCGCCGGTGTTCTGGGCGCGCCCCGGCTGACCCGCAGACGTCTGGACACCTTCCTGCGCGACCCGGGCGCGGGCTTCTGGGTCGCCGACGGGCATCGCTTTGCCGGGGACCGGCATTGGGGCGTGAACCGACCCCGCGCCGAAACGCTGCTGGCGCGCGCGGGCCATACCATTCCCCCCGGCCCGCTCTGCTTTCCCGCTGGCTCGATCTATTGGGTCAAGCAAGAGGTTCTGCAAGCGATCGCGGGCCTGCATCTATCGGCGGAAAATTTCGAACCCGAACAGGCGCTGGTCGACGGGACCACGGCGCATGCGCTGGAACGGCTGCTGGGCAGCCTTGCCACGCTGACCGGAAAATCCGTGCGCGAGGCGCAGGAGCTGGACGCGCAGGGCTGA